In one window of Astyanax mexicanus isolate ESR-SI-001 chromosome 18, AstMex3_surface, whole genome shotgun sequence DNA:
- the LOC103042381 gene encoding dehydrogenase/reductase SDR family member 11, producing MERWKGRVALVSGASVGIGAAVVKELVQHGMKVVGCARSVDKIEKLAAECARSGFRGTLIPYKCDLSVEEEIINMFSAIKSSHQGVDVLINNAGLALPEPLLTGRTSSWRNMIDVNVIALSVCTREAYQSMKERNVDDGHIINVNGMSGHRVVHSADVHFYCSTKYAVTALTEGLRQELRDAKSHIRATCISPGLVETEFVYRLYRENPEKAAATYRDKKCLQAGDVASAVVYALSSPPHVQIGDVQMRAVEQMS from the exons ATGGAGCGCTGGAAGGGCAGGGTAGCTCTGGTCTCTGGAGCCTCGGTGGGGATCGGAGCTGCTGTAGTGAAGGAGCTCGTTCAGCACGGTATGAAGGTGGTGGGCTGCGCCAGGAGCGTGGACAAGATAGAG AAACTGGCAGCAGAATGCGCTCGATCCGGATTCAGAGGAACTCTGATTCCATACAAGTGTGATCTGTCTGTGGAGGAGGAGATTATAAACATGTTctctgcaatcaaatcctcacaccaGGGCGTCGATGTGTTAATCAATAATGCTGGGTTAGCTCTACCAGAACCCTTACTGACTGGAAGAAccagcagctggagaaacatGATTGAT GTGAATGTAATAGCTCTGTCAGTCTGCACTCGTGAAGCGTATCAGTCCATGAAAGAGAGAAATGTGGATGATGGACACATTATTAACGTTAATGG CATGAGTGGACACCGGGTGGTGCACAGTGCTGATGTACACTTCTACTGTTCCACCAAGTACGCTGTGACCGCTCTCACTGAGGGCCTCCGGCAGGAACTGAGGGACGCCAAGAGCCACATACGTGCTACA TGTATTTCTCCTGGTCTAGTAGAAACAGAATTTGTTTATCGGCTCTACAGAGAAAACCCAGAGAAAGCTGCAGCTACATATAGAGATAAaaag TGTCTTCAGGCTGGTGATGTTGCCAGTGCTGTGGTTTATGCTCTGAGTTCTCCTCCACATGTTCAG aTTGGAGATGTACAGATGAGGGCTGTGGAACAGATGTCTTAA